The stretch of DNA TTCTCTGACCTCtttccaaatctgttgagatttgcaggattCGTTTTGAATCTTTGATGGTTTCCAAATATGTTGAAATTTGCAGGTTTTTAGTATCGAGTTGATCTCTTACGCGTTGGTGGATTGGAGGCGGTCTACTTGGTGAGACTTATCTGCCTAGGTTTTCTTTCTATCGGTGCCCCATCAACTTTTTTGTTTCGGGATCGGGAGTTAGTGTCTAGTGGCATCTCTATGGATCGGGTTGATGTCTTCTCTGGTAGTCTGGAAGCTTGGAGTGTCTTTCTAAGAATTGGATTAGAATTATACCTCTATTAGGTGGTGTatgttttggtattttcatCGGTGTTCCGTTTATTTACGGGCATTTTGGTTTTGTAGCCTCTCTTTAACGGGTCTCTGTCCATCCTGTGCGGAGacctaattattaattaatatatttgcagtttcaaaaaaaatatttgaaaatagagtcaatttaaaaaaacaatctatataaaaaaatatacttttatcATGGATTTGGTTATGACCATGTCAAAGATAACTATAAAGTGATGTGTCGACATCGATGTGGAtatgcatcatcatcatcatcatcatcatcatcatcatcatcatcatcatcatcatcatcataatcatgctATGGATGATGAACAAGTGTACATGGATGGACTTTCTCACGGGTGACTAGAAGTGATATGCATACTGAAGCATATTTATATATTGTCATTTAACTGGAGTAGTGAGATTTTCCTTACAACACCCATACCTTCAAACATGCAAAAGAGTGTTCACTCTTTAGTAATGAGGAGAAACTTGTTGCTATTAAATGTGTCTATTGCTTTGATCTTTAATGACAAAGAGACGTCTACCTTTTGTACATCAATTTCGGGTGAACTTGGTGTAAAGGAATCATGGACTAAACTTTTCATGATAGGCCTCTTAATTTTGCCTTGAGAGTTTTAGGGCAGTGGGAAAGAAGGGTGATATGTTgttcaacaacaaaaatggtGGACAAGTTTGGTTGGATTTAAATGGTAAATATCATGGTAAGATAATAATtcataaagaaaaagaagtgtTCTTCCATGTGATCTACAGAAGTTGCATATATAAGCTGATATCAATTGTGGATTTCAGAAAATAGAAGTTTGTTCAAACGTCACTATGCATCAGTGCTATAGCGGAACAATATGTTGATTTGGTCAAATTCCACTATGCTGTAGATAGAAATCGGGATCCTCTTGACTCGACATCATTTGAATCCATCGGGTTAGCTGCTATATATTTAACAACTTTCAGTGCTTCTCATCTCACAATGTTACTAACATTAAGCATAGAAATAAAATCATCATCTATAATAGTGGGAAGATATACAGAACCTTTAAAATCTGCATATTCTTCCGCTTCAATGTCGCGAGTAATGATGCTCTCTAGAATTTTTAGTTTGTAAGTTGAAACTTACAGAATCAAGAACTTTCTTCTTTGCTAAATCAAGAACAAGAGCAAGAGCTCGATCGCAAGCCTCAATTGTCTTCCTAAACACTTGTTCTGGAAGTTGCTTGCGAATCAAGCAACTTGTAGCCAATGTTGTAATTGAGACAACCATGATAATGGCTGAGGGAAAATTCCCTTGTAAATCAACAAGAGTTAGATTCATTTGATTTCCTGTCATCTTACAGGAAAATTACAGCCAAAAACATGACCTATTTGATTATTAAATGCTTCAAAGGATTATACACAAGAGAATATATTGGGGTAGCAGTATACTAGTAATAATCAAAAGGaaccaaaagaaagaaacagaACAAGGGAAAGCTAAATTGAATCAGTATAACAATTACAtgtgaaaaaaaatgtcattagcATTTTGATTTCTAAAACACCCATTGTTTTGAAAGAACTTTTGAATTCATCTACTAGCACATGAGTGGCAAATAAGTTTATCCAAATTAGTCTTATAAGCCTTGTGTATCATGGTGAAATACCACAATTCTGAATTTTAATACTGAAATATGAGTTCCCCAATTCGTGACGGTAATGCATTCATGTTGACCTTTGAAAATGTTAGGTTTTGTATAAGTACAAACAATTTGATACCGATTGCACCTAACTTTACTTCAAAGTCATGACGCAAAGGGGAGGATTGTCCAATCCTAACACACTAACACTATAAGAAAAGTTGTACACATTTTTACCCATGGCTTGTCCATGGGTAAGGTAAAAACAAGAAAACTATTCATTCCCAAGTTGGGTTCATGAAGCCCAACTTGCACATGAAATTGGTAAAGTGAATCGATTTTTTAGAATTATTTTCGCGCATTACTAAGTTTGTGTTCATACTGCTAGGTCTGCCCATTTCTTTGAATATTAATGTTTAATACTTAAATATGATCAGTTCTTCAAACTCATAAGATGGTAATGTATTGAATTTTCCATAGTAACTGCATGACTCATTTAGTACTCTCAACCATTCAATTTAGATCAATAACCAAGATCGTTGAATTGTGTTAAAATTGATGAGTAATTTGAATTGTCTATCTTAAATCAACAAGTGTGATTAATTACAGCGTGCAAGTTTGTGTTTTTTAACCTTCAAAAATGTAGTATTATATtgtacaaataaaatatttaaaaattctttagcaaaaaaaataaaataaaatatttaaaaaatttgttgaaaCAAGTACAAGCATTTTACCAAACCACATAGAATGCCCTTGATGGCTAAGGACTTATTAAGAACTTCAACACTTACAAATTCATATTGTCCCATTATTTGGGTGGACACTTCACactaatatttgaaaaattgaataaattttgtatttcatCTTTAAATAAGATGAATGTATATACTAGACAAAACcaaattaataaagaataattAAGCATAAACTTGTGGATTCTCCATCAAGTATGCTTCCACAACTTTGCAAATTCCAATAGAGCTTTCCCTTCCTTCCTTTATCTCTTCCTCTTTGACTTCAAACTCTCCAATAGCATTGTATATACTTGTCATTTTACAAAGACAACCTCCTTCACTAATGGCCTCAAACTTAACCTCATAAGCTATTGACTCAAGCTTGTCACCTAATGGATCTCCTTCAATCATTGTGTAGTTGCAAACCAATTTATCATTATCAATCATATCAATCCTATTTTTCAGATACTTGAATGGACTAGCTGCATAAATAAAATGGAACATATAATTAAGAATTTATTCAAGCATTatatagagaagaaaaaaataagagcctttttattaaaaaaaaaatagctgaTTTTTTCctctaactaaaataaatatataaaaaagtttttttctctaaaaaaacatttttagttCTCCTTTAATGGTTCAATCTCCCACACAACTGCGATCAGGGGGTTAGAATCACTTGATACCATAACTgaccccgaatcagattagacgGTTCAATGACCGGATACTTATGGTGAAAAAAGAGAGTATATTTTGTCAATTACCTTCGGCAAAGTTAACTTGTTCAATGGTTCCAGCTTCACCATTTCCTTGGATTAAGTTGACATCTTTTATGAACTGAGGTAAGAGTTTTGGAAGTAAATTGCTAGAATCAGTGATTAAGGCCTTGAACATACGTGATGGAGCAATAGGGGAAGAATAATCATTTGTGAAGGTTGATACTACCATGATGAGGTGTGTAGATAGTACAAAAATTACACAAAGTTAATTTATAAAGTTTGTGAATGTTGTtgatgtattgaataatttgaaTTATGAGGTAGAGCACCTTGTTCTTTTATAGCTATATCCTATGGTTCTATTTGTTAAGTAGGTTTCGTAGGAATGATCCCTTTTGATGAACAAGAAAGAAATATTTTAGTTTGCGGCTATAGAAAATGGACGATTTATTTTGGTAGTTaagaatggtttttttttttaatatttgaagATGTTCAATGTTTGTGGCTGATGgatgagtttttatttttttttcatataattcCAAAATAATTGTGTTAATCAAACTTATACAACACCTATGGGCGGCTATTGGTATAATCAAGTCATTATTGCtatatagtattaaaaaaattaagtcatTACAAACATTTTAATTGTTGATTTGAATTCATACaatatagtattaaaaaaattaagtcattacaaacattttaaattttaattgttaatttgaaTTCATACAAGTGAAAATAGTGCTTTACCTACCAAATGTggtatgaaatttgaaacaCATCACAAGATATATATCCGTTCATCCTTTTGAGAAATTGAATCCTCAAATTGTCCAATcttaatcaaataatttaaataaaaaacaaagtttcctttttattttataataatttcaaaTATCAAACTTTAATCAGAGTGTTCAATCTTAATCGAACGACCACTGATATTTTGAATGTGTAATTGCATGAAACTTTAGCTTCATTGAACTTGATCATCTCTAGACCTGAAATATGGATGGTAAGGTTGTTATGGCTTGTTGGTTTCAAATCGTTGGTGGTTGATATTTGTGTTAGCAATATAGATatacaaataggaaaagagaaagacggctagggtttcaatagaataccaatagcttaacattacaaaagagtgttactagagaatatatataaaacctaatggactataaactaacaggcccaataacataacctattattttattatctaacacctactctcaaactcattatgcatcaacaagaagcattatgagtttgtcaaacaaaatacgaaaataaaataaactaccaaataaaataaacttctaacatcacccctcaagctaaagcttactaagctttaagcttgttacaaattagccCCGACAATAAATCAACCCAATTAAGATCATGATCAACTGAGAGCAGCCATTTACCATCAAAGAGGggagaaccaaatcaaattaatccaacatCCAATCCAATGCAGTCCAAGCTaaccaaaaaccaaatcaatcgaacaaattcaaactaaactaatcataagaatcaatagggagaagtgcaatgcaatcagaagagaagtgcaatagagggagaagtgcaatgcaatcagaagaagtgcaatagggggagaagtgcaatgcaatcagaagaagtgcaatagggggagaagtgcaatacaatcagaaaagaagtgcaatagggggagaagtgcaatgcaatcagaagaagtgcaatagggagaagtgcaataggagggagaagtgcaatgcaatcagaagaagtgcaatagggggagaagtgcaatatatacaatcagaaaagaagtgcaatagggggagaagtgcaatgcaatcagaagaagtgcaatgcaatcagaagaaatgcaatagggggagaagtgcaataacTGAATACATAAAATCCTTCAAGACCGAAACCAAACAAACAACCAGAGGCATCTAAAAGAAACCAATAGTTTTCCAAGGTGAGTCTTCTTCCAATTTCTAGATCACAGCAACCACATGACCAGGATTCTTAGTTTCCAACCCACACACAAGATCATCCAATGTCTAAACTTATTCAAAAGCTTACCATGTGCGACCAACTTCACCAAGAATAGCAACGATATGCCACTTACAAATTCGGTGTCAAAGATTAATCTCTACCGAACCAAAATCAATCAAATACAATGTAACTCAAAAATCCACAAACTCAATTCACGATTTTGTTCCCAAATTTTTGAGAACACGACAGTGGAAGCCAACATGTGGTTCAAGGCGGATCGAAAcaagctctcgataccatgttagCAATATAGATatacaaataggaaaagagaaagacggctagggtttcaatagaataccaatagcttaatgtaacacccaaacccatttatttaataaaattctaccattataaattttttcaaaatacgcggcggaaaaatcaaagtttattattatgaaagtcatggttcgagcattacactcttcaatcataataatactaatgtagttaattagtaaaaatgtttgtttatacaaaataatcctctttatcggaagatacaatttttcaaataaatacaaGAATGTCATAAAGACTCTATACCCTAAGTAcacccttttcccgtgtcacaatcagagcggagcttcaccaaagactcgacatcgataaccacaaaacctgttaatctggacccccaacagtccagcacataacacataaaagagagttagataacatactcaaaatataagtgtaagtaaaacggtacttaaacacttcttcataaaacatgcataatcatacattatacatatacatcaccatcattcatgcatattcatatatcatgcatatacttcatttatcaacATACATCATTAACctcattcaattataagctacgaaaggttataaccaaatatcaatcataattcataagatattgaagccaattacatttaaaatcatcGGACCATCAACACATATATACatcaagtctaacacacatagacaattatcacaaattccaaacatttgtgtcacatatcaaatatcaaataatgtacacatatcctaatgcaatctaatgccacaatattcatgctatgtcccctagacatatctaatgcatgtggtaccatcttctttattagagtatctcacctctaatatccttctttatcggataaatataatccgatatccttctttattggaatatccaatatcacatatattcatgaatgcatgtatgtatttcatgaattcactcacaataaatagcattaagctcttcatttactaatgtggaacactatccaacattacttctttattaagataacactataccttaatatccttctttattagaataacaaaatcctaatatccttctttattaagttgattaacaccttaatatacttctttgatatttaaacaaacatcatcaataatcatcacacaacatcaacaaataattgCATAAGAGCACAATTAATCATACCATCAACATACATCGTTTATTACATACAATGTATTCACTTGCATTTTAACACAATACCAAAAATATAAGCTAATTGTATTAATCATGCATTATCTCacaaaacaaactccggaatcgaaatctacgcgaaaaatcGAGTAAA from Trifolium pratense cultivar HEN17-A07 linkage group LG5, ARS_RC_1.1, whole genome shotgun sequence encodes:
- the LOC123883744 gene encoding pathogenesis-related protein STH-2-like, which translates into the protein MVVSTFTNDYSSPIAPSRMFKALITDSSNLLPKLLPQFIKDVNLIQGNGEAGTIEQVNFAEASPFKYLKNRIDMIDNDKLVCNYTMIEGDPLGDKLESIAYEVKFEAISEGGCLCKMTSIYNAIGEFEVKEEEIKEGRESSIGICKVVEAYLMENPQVYA